From Chryseobacterium sp. H1D6B, a single genomic window includes:
- a CDS encoding GNAT family N-acetyltransferase — protein sequence MKIISIRQTPEYKDRAITYLQESWPEISPVIYEDCISNCVNATQSLPQWYLLQKDEKIIGCAGLITNDFISRMDLYPWICAIFIDEEQKGNGYGSLLIEKAKEDTKLYGFKYLNLCTDHTGYYEKYGFEYIGQGYHPWEEESRIYQIEV from the coding sequence ATGAAGATCATATCAATAAGACAAACCCCGGAATATAAAGATAGAGCAATAACGTATCTTCAAGAAAGCTGGCCTGAAATTTCACCGGTAATTTATGAAGATTGCATTTCCAACTGTGTCAATGCGACACAATCCCTACCTCAGTGGTATCTATTACAGAAAGATGAAAAAATAATCGGTTGTGCAGGACTGATAACCAATGATTTTATCAGTAGAATGGATCTCTACCCCTGGATTTGTGCAATTTTTATAGATGAAGAGCAGAAAGGAAATGGCTACGGTTCCTTATTGATTGAAAAAGCCAAAGAAGATACAAAATTGTACGGATTTAAATATTTGAATTTATGTACCGATCATACCGGTTATTATGAGAAATACGGATTTGAATATATAGGACAGGGCTATCATCCGTGGGAAGAGGAATCGAGAATTTATCAAATAGAAGTATGA
- a CDS encoding HAMP domain-containing sensor histidine kinase: MYRFQITNREIPILTLLKKFPEGLTMKNMQFKLDDEIKAEFDKQEMWSMLIDDRSGNVLWSYRLPKEIPVQYSLSDVAAFSRYYLKDYPVSTWEHADGLLVVGSPRNSFWKSAYMVPYSEFNILQGFVIIVILCDLLVLFLFYLYIDRRSLIAVSNILSGIQSLASGKLIDLNEKGPFSDVANQLNKTSDLLKRRTTAQENWLLGISHDIRTPLTVILGYAESIETNPSLPNDVQQKASLIKYQSIALRDLVNDLNLITSLEDSVKLKPIHKVQPLIFGRDILAQFLNSGIPDTFPIKLSFDESLESIKVSADIHLLQRAINNVLYNCIKHNPGGCNITFKISNEKEYVLFCVSDDGKGMTSEEITTLKTRSKYLSNSNLFNQKKHGFGLYIVQQIVKIHAGNTDFKRNQMGGLDVVIAIPKTCNSSQQRNSHNI, from the coding sequence ATGTATCGCTTCCAGATAACAAATAGAGAAATTCCAATCCTTACTTTGTTGAAAAAATTTCCGGAAGGTCTTACAATGAAGAATATGCAGTTTAAGCTGGATGATGAGATCAAGGCAGAATTCGATAAGCAAGAGATGTGGTCTATGCTGATTGATGACAGAAGTGGCAATGTTTTGTGGAGTTACAGACTGCCCAAGGAGATCCCGGTTCAGTATAGTTTAAGTGATGTTGCAGCGTTCAGCCGCTATTATCTAAAAGATTATCCTGTATCAACATGGGAACACGCTGATGGGTTATTAGTAGTGGGATCTCCCAGGAACAGTTTCTGGAAATCGGCCTATATGGTTCCTTATTCTGAATTTAACATTTTACAGGGTTTTGTAATAATAGTTATATTGTGTGACCTGCTGGTCCTTTTTCTGTTTTATCTTTATATCGATCGCAGATCATTGATTGCAGTTTCTAACATCTTGTCCGGCATTCAATCCCTGGCATCTGGAAAGTTGATCGATTTAAATGAGAAGGGCCCGTTCTCAGATGTTGCGAATCAGTTGAATAAAACTTCTGATTTACTTAAAAGGCGTACTACAGCTCAGGAAAACTGGCTCTTGGGCATTTCCCACGACATAAGAACCCCACTGACAGTGATTCTCGGATATGCGGAAAGCATCGAAACCAACCCGTCGCTCCCCAACGATGTTCAGCAGAAAGCATCATTAATTAAATACCAGAGCATAGCATTGCGTGATTTGGTCAATGATTTAAACCTGATTACAAGTTTAGAAGACAGCGTAAAACTTAAACCCATTCATAAGGTGCAGCCTTTGATCTTTGGTCGGGATATACTTGCCCAATTTTTAAATAGCGGAATCCCGGATACCTTTCCTATTAAGCTTTCTTTTGATGAAAGCCTGGAGTCTATTAAAGTAAGTGCGGACATCCATCTGCTACAAAGAGCTATCAATAATGTGCTGTATAACTGCATAAAACATAATCCAGGTGGTTGTAACATTACATTTAAGATTTCCAATGAAAAGGAGTATGTTTTATTTTGTGTCTCTGACGATGGAAAAGGAATGACATCAGAGGAAATCACAACATTAAAAACACGATCGAAATATCTGTCAAACAGTAATCTATTCAATCAAAAGAAGCATGGATTCGGACTTTATATCGTGCAACAAATTGTAAAAATACACGCAGGGAACACTGATTTTAAAAGGAATCAAATGGGAGGGCTTGATGTTGTTATTGCTATTCCAAAAACTTGCAATTCAAGTCAACAACGAAATAGTCACAACATCTGA
- a CDS encoding DNA alkylation repair protein, whose protein sequence is MDAIIEKLKSIEHGFKHIIEAGDYILKDTSIGHLEFATKLLDDNAYQIRMLATYILGQLSVESAKALEILETRVATDDNWRVQEMLAKAFDYYCESNGYERSLPKIRNWINDENPNITRAVIEGLRIWTSRPYFKENPEVAIQLIARSRSADSEYLRKSIGNSLRDISKKHKDLVDNEVSGWNSADKKIVFIKKLIYK, encoded by the coding sequence ATGGATGCAATCATTGAAAAATTAAAAAGCATTGAACATGGCTTCAAACACATCATTGAAGCTGGGGATTATATTTTAAAAGATACTTCCATCGGTCATTTGGAATTTGCAACAAAACTGCTGGATGATAATGCTTATCAGATCCGAATGTTAGCCACTTATATACTGGGACAACTATCAGTCGAAAGTGCAAAGGCACTTGAAATATTGGAGACAAGAGTTGCGACGGATGACAACTGGAGGGTACAGGAAATGCTTGCCAAGGCATTTGACTATTACTGTGAATCTAACGGATATGAGAGGTCACTTCCCAAGATCAGGAATTGGATCAACGATGAGAACCCCAATATTACAAGAGCGGTCATTGAAGGGTTGAGAATCTGGACCAGTAGACCATATTTCAAAGAAAATCCGGAAGTTGCCATTCAGCTGATCGCAAGATCCAGGTCGGCTGATAGCGAATATTTAAGAAAATCTATCGGTAACTCTTTACGAGATATTAGCAAGAAACATAAAGACCTTGTGGACAATGAAGTTTCGGGTTGGAATTCAGCAGACAAAAAAATAGTATTTATTAAAAAACTGATTTACAAGTAA
- a CDS encoding response regulator produces the protein MRKIFLVEDDPGIRDTLEILLTAEGFLVQSFGAVAEFNNRDKSILPDLFLFDVMLPDGSGTDLCREIKADKDSLDIPVIIMSAHADLKGISYECLPNDFIPKPFDIDDLLLRIGETLR, from the coding sequence ATGAGAAAAATATTTTTAGTAGAAGACGACCCTGGAATTCGCGACACATTAGAAATATTATTAACAGCTGAGGGTTTTTTGGTACAATCTTTCGGAGCAGTTGCGGAATTTAACAATAGGGATAAAAGCATCTTACCCGATCTGTTTCTTTTTGATGTGATGTTGCCTGATGGCTCAGGTACTGATCTATGCAGGGAAATCAAGGCTGATAAAGACAGCCTAGATATACCTGTAATCATTATGAGTGCACATGCTGATCTTAAGGGTATAAGTTATGAGTGCCTTCCAAATGACTTTATTCCCAAACCCTTTGACATCGATGACCTGCTTTTAAGAATAGGTGAAACTTTAAGATAA
- a CDS encoding winged helix-turn-helix transcriptional regulator, whose protein sequence is MIERIVTNDYHVKITYKWTPYANTLTPIIDALKAWGIKYKEEIFKK, encoded by the coding sequence TTGATAGAGCGTATTGTTACGAATGACTATCATGTGAAAATTACTTATAAATGGACGCCCTATGCCAATACATTAACGCCGATTATTGATGCTTTAAAGGCTTGGGGTATTAAATATAAGGAAGAGATTTTCAAAAAATAA
- a CDS encoding GNAT family N-acetyltransferase — protein sequence MNKLDNPAWYSLNETHKDFVVDYEQIKFYDPDYCPFGGTLNNNQTKSGIATYASLTDSFFIIGNRPDITDEVRVESELVCNQMVLDKRIDIDIQESIIELQTEIHRDDLFKLVNLVQPGYFKNKTADLGSYYGIYKNHQLVAVAGERMKMDGYTELSAIVTHPEHTGKGYSKQLIVHASNKIFNESTIPYLHVADNNVNAIRLYDKLGFLTRKKISFWKLHANVL from the coding sequence ATGAATAAATTGGATAATCCGGCGTGGTATTCATTAAACGAAACCCATAAAGATTTCGTAGTTGACTATGAGCAAATAAAATTTTACGACCCTGATTATTGTCCCTTCGGTGGTACGTTGAACAATAACCAGACAAAATCAGGAATTGCAACGTACGCCTCTCTTACTGACAGTTTTTTTATAATAGGAAATAGACCTGATATCACTGATGAAGTTCGGGTAGAAAGTGAGCTGGTCTGCAATCAAATGGTTCTTGATAAGAGAATTGACATTGACATTCAGGAAAGTATTATTGAACTTCAGACAGAAATACATAGAGATGACCTGTTTAAGCTTGTTAATCTTGTGCAGCCGGGCTATTTCAAAAATAAGACAGCTGATCTGGGAAGTTATTACGGTATCTACAAAAATCATCAGCTGGTTGCCGTTGCCGGAGAGAGGATGAAAATGGATGGCTACACTGAGTTGAGTGCAATCGTTACCCATCCTGAACATACAGGAAAAGGTTATTCAAAACAGCTCATCGTCCACGCGAGCAATAAGATCTTCAACGAATCCACAATTCCTTACCTGCACGTCGCCGATAATAATGTTAATGCCATTAGACTGTATGATAAATTGGGATTTTTAACAAGAAAAAAAATAAGTTTTTGGAAATTACATGCAAATGTTTTGTAA